The Gavia stellata isolate bGavSte3 chromosome 1, bGavSte3.hap2, whole genome shotgun sequence genome has a segment encoding these proteins:
- the LIMS1 gene encoding LIM and senescent cell antigen-like-containing domain protein 1 isoform X1 gives MNFQRRAHPYPIPEDEEVVHKVAPDARNSAGNEGEKPVSKLQRRHSDIKLYKEFCDFYARFNMANALANAICERCRGGFAPAEKIVNSNGELYHEQCFVCAQCFQQFPEGLFYEFEGRKYCEHDFQMLFAPCCHQCGEFIIGRVIKAMNNSWHPECFCCDICQQVLADIGFVKNAGRHLCRPCHNREKARGLGKYICQKCHAIIDEQPLIFKNDPYHPDHFNCANCGKELTADARELKGELYCLPCHDKMGVPICGACRRPIEGRVVNAMGKQWHVEHFVCAKCEKPFLGHRHYERKGLAYCETHYNQLFGDVCFHCNRVIEGDVVSALNKAWCVNCFACSTCNTKLTLKDKFVEIDLKPVCKHCYEKMPDEFKRRLAKREREAKDKEKQKKKKPICL, from the exons ATGAACTTCCAGCGCAGAGCTCACCCTTATCCCATCCCGGAGGATGAAGAGGTTGTACACAAGGTCGCTCCTGATGCTCGCAACTCTGCAGGAAACGAAGGCGAGAAACCGGTGTCAAAATTGCAACGTAGACACAGTGACATAAAACTCTACAAAGAGTTTTGTGACTTTTATGCAAGATT CAACATGGCGAATGCACTTGCAAATGCCATCTGTGAGCGCTGCAGAGGTGGCTTTGCCCCTGCCGAGAAAATCGTCAACAGCAATGGTGAGCTGTACCATGAGCAGTGCTTTGTCTGCGCCCAGTGCTTTCAGCAGTTCCCCGAAGGGCTCTTCTACGAG tttGAAGGGAGGAAGTACTGTGAACAtgattttcaaatgctttttgccCCTTGCTGCCATCAATGTG GTGAGTTCATTATTGGTCGTGTTATTAAAGCTATGAACAATAGCTGGCATCCAGAGTGCTTCTGCTGTGATATCTGCCAACAAGTATTGGCTGATATTGGATTTGTCAAGAATGCCGGCAG ACATCTCTGCCGTCCTTGCCATAACAGGGAAAAAGCCAGAGGGCTGGGAAAGTACATTTGCCAGAAGTGCCACGCTATTATTGATGAACAGCCTCTCATATTCAAAAATGATCCTTATCACCCTGATCATTTCAACTGTGCAAACTGCGG GAAGGAACTTACTGCTGATGCACGTGAGTTGAAGGGAGAATTATACTGCTTACCCTGCCATGACAAAATGGGTGTCCCCATCTGTGGGGCATGTAGAAGACCAATTGAAGGCCGTGTGGTGAATGCTATGGGCAAGCAATGGCATGTGGAG CATTTTGTTTGTGCCAAATGTGAAAAGCCATTCCTGGGTCATCGTCACTACGAGAGAAAAGGCTTGGCGTATTGTGAAACCCACTACAATCAG ctCTTTGGTGATGTCTGTTTCCATTGCAACCGTGTGATTGAAGGAGATG TCGTGTCTGCTCTGAATAAGGCATGGTGTGTGAACTGTTTCGCTTGTTCAACTTGCAACACTAAGTTAACACTCAA GGATAAGTTTGTTGAAATTGATCTAAAACCTGTCTGCAAACACTGTTACGAGAAAATGCCGGATGAATTTAAGCGACGACTTGCCAAACGGGAACGTGAAGCAAAGGataaagagaagcagaaaaagaaaaagccaatcTGTTTGTaa
- the LIMS1 gene encoding LIM and senescent cell antigen-like-containing domain protein 1 isoform X3, translated as MTALQLKELSHSGLYRRRRDRPDSVGLPGSHEEKLSNMANALANAICERCRGGFAPAEKIVNSNGELYHEQCFVCAQCFQQFPEGLFYEFEGRKYCEHDFQMLFAPCCHQCGEFIIGRVIKAMNNSWHPECFCCDICQQVLADIGFVKNAGRHLCRPCHNREKARGLGKYICQKCHAIIDEQPLIFKNDPYHPDHFNCANCGKELTADARELKGELYCLPCHDKMGVPICGACRRPIEGRVVNAMGKQWHVEHFVCAKCEKPFLGHRHYERKGLAYCETHYNQLFGDVCFHCNRVIEGDVVSALNKAWCVNCFACSTCNTKLTLKNKFVEFDMKPVCKKCYEKFPLELKKRLKKLAETLGRK; from the exons CAACATGGCGAATGCACTTGCAAATGCCATCTGTGAGCGCTGCAGAGGTGGCTTTGCCCCTGCCGAGAAAATCGTCAACAGCAATGGTGAGCTGTACCATGAGCAGTGCTTTGTCTGCGCCCAGTGCTTTCAGCAGTTCCCCGAAGGGCTCTTCTACGAG tttGAAGGGAGGAAGTACTGTGAACAtgattttcaaatgctttttgccCCTTGCTGCCATCAATGTG GTGAGTTCATTATTGGTCGTGTTATTAAAGCTATGAACAATAGCTGGCATCCAGAGTGCTTCTGCTGTGATATCTGCCAACAAGTATTGGCTGATATTGGATTTGTCAAGAATGCCGGCAG ACATCTCTGCCGTCCTTGCCATAACAGGGAAAAAGCCAGAGGGCTGGGAAAGTACATTTGCCAGAAGTGCCACGCTATTATTGATGAACAGCCTCTCATATTCAAAAATGATCCTTATCACCCTGATCATTTCAACTGTGCAAACTGCGG GAAGGAACTTACTGCTGATGCACGTGAGTTGAAGGGAGAATTATACTGCTTACCCTGCCATGACAAAATGGGTGTCCCCATCTGTGGGGCATGTAGAAGACCAATTGAAGGCCGTGTGGTGAATGCTATGGGCAAGCAATGGCATGTGGAG CATTTTGTTTGTGCCAAATGTGAAAAGCCATTCCTGGGTCATCGTCACTACGAGAGAAAAGGCTTGGCGTATTGTGAAACCCACTACAATCAG ctCTTTGGTGATGTCTGTTTCCATTGCAACCGTGTGATTGAAGGAGATG TCGTGTCTGCTCTGAATAAGGCATGGTGTGTGAACTGTTTCGCTTGTTCAACTTGCAACACTAAGTTAACACTCAA gAATAAATTTGTTGAGTTTGATATGAAGCCTGTCTGCAAAAAGTGTTACGAGAAGTTTCCTctagagctgaagaaaagactgaagaaactAGCTGAAACTTTGGGAAGGAAGTAA
- the LIMS1 gene encoding LIM and senescent cell antigen-like-containing domain protein 1 isoform X2, with the protein MNFQRRAHPYPIPEDEEVVHKVAPDARNSAGNEGEKPVSKLQRRHSDIKLYKEFCDFYARFNMANALANAICERCRGGFAPAEKIVNSNGELYHEQCFVCAQCFQQFPEGLFYEFEGRKYCEHDFQMLFAPCCHQCGEFIIGRVIKAMNNSWHPECFCCDICQQVLADIGFVKNAGRHLCRPCHNREKARGLGKYICQKCHAIIDEQPLIFKNDPYHPDHFNCANCGKELTADARELKGELYCLPCHDKMGVPICGACRRPIEGRVVNAMGKQWHVEHFVCAKCEKPFLGHRHYERKGLAYCETHYNQLFGDVCFHCNRVIEGDVVSALNKAWCVNCFACSTCNTKLTLKNKFVEFDMKPVCKKCYEKFPLELKKRLKKLAETLGRK; encoded by the exons ATGAACTTCCAGCGCAGAGCTCACCCTTATCCCATCCCGGAGGATGAAGAGGTTGTACACAAGGTCGCTCCTGATGCTCGCAACTCTGCAGGAAACGAAGGCGAGAAACCGGTGTCAAAATTGCAACGTAGACACAGTGACATAAAACTCTACAAAGAGTTTTGTGACTTTTATGCAAGATT CAACATGGCGAATGCACTTGCAAATGCCATCTGTGAGCGCTGCAGAGGTGGCTTTGCCCCTGCCGAGAAAATCGTCAACAGCAATGGTGAGCTGTACCATGAGCAGTGCTTTGTCTGCGCCCAGTGCTTTCAGCAGTTCCCCGAAGGGCTCTTCTACGAG tttGAAGGGAGGAAGTACTGTGAACAtgattttcaaatgctttttgccCCTTGCTGCCATCAATGTG GTGAGTTCATTATTGGTCGTGTTATTAAAGCTATGAACAATAGCTGGCATCCAGAGTGCTTCTGCTGTGATATCTGCCAACAAGTATTGGCTGATATTGGATTTGTCAAGAATGCCGGCAG ACATCTCTGCCGTCCTTGCCATAACAGGGAAAAAGCCAGAGGGCTGGGAAAGTACATTTGCCAGAAGTGCCACGCTATTATTGATGAACAGCCTCTCATATTCAAAAATGATCCTTATCACCCTGATCATTTCAACTGTGCAAACTGCGG GAAGGAACTTACTGCTGATGCACGTGAGTTGAAGGGAGAATTATACTGCTTACCCTGCCATGACAAAATGGGTGTCCCCATCTGTGGGGCATGTAGAAGACCAATTGAAGGCCGTGTGGTGAATGCTATGGGCAAGCAATGGCATGTGGAG CATTTTGTTTGTGCCAAATGTGAAAAGCCATTCCTGGGTCATCGTCACTACGAGAGAAAAGGCTTGGCGTATTGTGAAACCCACTACAATCAG ctCTTTGGTGATGTCTGTTTCCATTGCAACCGTGTGATTGAAGGAGATG TCGTGTCTGCTCTGAATAAGGCATGGTGTGTGAACTGTTTCGCTTGTTCAACTTGCAACACTAAGTTAACACTCAA gAATAAATTTGTTGAGTTTGATATGAAGCCTGTCTGCAAAAAGTGTTACGAGAAGTTTCCTctagagctgaagaaaagactgaagaaactAGCTGAAACTTTGGGAAGGAAGTAA
- the LIMS1 gene encoding LIM and senescent cell antigen-like-containing domain protein 1 isoform X5, giving the protein MANALANAICERCRGGFAPAEKIVNSNGELYHEQCFVCAQCFQQFPEGLFYEFEGRKYCEHDFQMLFAPCCHQCGEFIIGRVIKAMNNSWHPECFCCDICQQVLADIGFVKNAGRHLCRPCHNREKARGLGKYICQKCHAIIDEQPLIFKNDPYHPDHFNCANCGKELTADARELKGELYCLPCHDKMGVPICGACRRPIEGRVVNAMGKQWHVEHFVCAKCEKPFLGHRHYERKGLAYCETHYNQLFGDVCFHCNRVIEGDVVSALNKAWCVNCFACSTCNTKLTLKDKFVEIDLKPVCKHCYEKMPDEFKRRLAKREREAKDKEKQKKKKPICL; this is encoded by the exons ATGGCGAATGCACTTGCAAATGCCATCTGTGAGCGCTGCAGAGGTGGCTTTGCCCCTGCCGAGAAAATCGTCAACAGCAATGGTGAGCTGTACCATGAGCAGTGCTTTGTCTGCGCCCAGTGCTTTCAGCAGTTCCCCGAAGGGCTCTTCTACGAG tttGAAGGGAGGAAGTACTGTGAACAtgattttcaaatgctttttgccCCTTGCTGCCATCAATGTG GTGAGTTCATTATTGGTCGTGTTATTAAAGCTATGAACAATAGCTGGCATCCAGAGTGCTTCTGCTGTGATATCTGCCAACAAGTATTGGCTGATATTGGATTTGTCAAGAATGCCGGCAG ACATCTCTGCCGTCCTTGCCATAACAGGGAAAAAGCCAGAGGGCTGGGAAAGTACATTTGCCAGAAGTGCCACGCTATTATTGATGAACAGCCTCTCATATTCAAAAATGATCCTTATCACCCTGATCATTTCAACTGTGCAAACTGCGG GAAGGAACTTACTGCTGATGCACGTGAGTTGAAGGGAGAATTATACTGCTTACCCTGCCATGACAAAATGGGTGTCCCCATCTGTGGGGCATGTAGAAGACCAATTGAAGGCCGTGTGGTGAATGCTATGGGCAAGCAATGGCATGTGGAG CATTTTGTTTGTGCCAAATGTGAAAAGCCATTCCTGGGTCATCGTCACTACGAGAGAAAAGGCTTGGCGTATTGTGAAACCCACTACAATCAG ctCTTTGGTGATGTCTGTTTCCATTGCAACCGTGTGATTGAAGGAGATG TCGTGTCTGCTCTGAATAAGGCATGGTGTGTGAACTGTTTCGCTTGTTCAACTTGCAACACTAAGTTAACACTCAA GGATAAGTTTGTTGAAATTGATCTAAAACCTGTCTGCAAACACTGTTACGAGAAAATGCCGGATGAATTTAAGCGACGACTTGCCAAACGGGAACGTGAAGCAAAGGataaagagaagcagaaaaagaaaaagccaatcTGTTTGTaa
- the LIMS1 gene encoding LIM and senescent cell antigen-like-containing domain protein 1 isoform X4 produces the protein MTCNSNMANALANAICERCRGGFAPAEKIVNSNGELYHEQCFVCAQCFQQFPEGLFYEFEGRKYCEHDFQMLFAPCCHQCGEFIIGRVIKAMNNSWHPECFCCDICQQVLADIGFVKNAGRHLCRPCHNREKARGLGKYICQKCHAIIDEQPLIFKNDPYHPDHFNCANCGKELTADARELKGELYCLPCHDKMGVPICGACRRPIEGRVVNAMGKQWHVEHFVCAKCEKPFLGHRHYERKGLAYCETHYNQLFGDVCFHCNRVIEGDVVSALNKAWCVNCFACSTCNTKLTLKDKFVEIDLKPVCKHCYEKMPDEFKRRLAKREREAKDKEKQKKKKPICL, from the exons CAACATGGCGAATGCACTTGCAAATGCCATCTGTGAGCGCTGCAGAGGTGGCTTTGCCCCTGCCGAGAAAATCGTCAACAGCAATGGTGAGCTGTACCATGAGCAGTGCTTTGTCTGCGCCCAGTGCTTTCAGCAGTTCCCCGAAGGGCTCTTCTACGAG tttGAAGGGAGGAAGTACTGTGAACAtgattttcaaatgctttttgccCCTTGCTGCCATCAATGTG GTGAGTTCATTATTGGTCGTGTTATTAAAGCTATGAACAATAGCTGGCATCCAGAGTGCTTCTGCTGTGATATCTGCCAACAAGTATTGGCTGATATTGGATTTGTCAAGAATGCCGGCAG ACATCTCTGCCGTCCTTGCCATAACAGGGAAAAAGCCAGAGGGCTGGGAAAGTACATTTGCCAGAAGTGCCACGCTATTATTGATGAACAGCCTCTCATATTCAAAAATGATCCTTATCACCCTGATCATTTCAACTGTGCAAACTGCGG GAAGGAACTTACTGCTGATGCACGTGAGTTGAAGGGAGAATTATACTGCTTACCCTGCCATGACAAAATGGGTGTCCCCATCTGTGGGGCATGTAGAAGACCAATTGAAGGCCGTGTGGTGAATGCTATGGGCAAGCAATGGCATGTGGAG CATTTTGTTTGTGCCAAATGTGAAAAGCCATTCCTGGGTCATCGTCACTACGAGAGAAAAGGCTTGGCGTATTGTGAAACCCACTACAATCAG ctCTTTGGTGATGTCTGTTTCCATTGCAACCGTGTGATTGAAGGAGATG TCGTGTCTGCTCTGAATAAGGCATGGTGTGTGAACTGTTTCGCTTGTTCAACTTGCAACACTAAGTTAACACTCAA GGATAAGTTTGTTGAAATTGATCTAAAACCTGTCTGCAAACACTGTTACGAGAAAATGCCGGATGAATTTAAGCGACGACTTGCCAAACGGGAACGTGAAGCAAAGGataaagagaagcagaaaaagaaaaagccaatcTGTTTGTaa